The following coding sequences lie in one Kamptonema formosum PCC 6407 genomic window:
- a CDS encoding Ig-like domain-containing protein, translated as MPGAVPVGFVGDGPPFVLGPDETLGGSPAPSPTPTPTPTPTPTPTPTPTPTPTPTPTPTPTPTPTPVADDTTPGADDTLPPATGDDTLPGNLGGIIRGTETNDSLVGSPRVDVISGLGGADTLIGDGSDDELRGDDDDDLLFGNTGQDTLDGGTALDTLYGGKDNDLLSGGSEGDLLFGNNENDTVIGGDGRDTGYGGKGNDSLRGGSADDSLFGDLGEDIVWGDQGNDTLSGGGGDDLLFGNEGGDWLFGNDSKDTIFGGEGDDIVFGGDGDDNIVGESGNDVLWGEFGRDTLSGGDGRDVFVLGTFTAPNPSNASIPLVTTTGGPDIADADLITDYRSGDLIGLSGSLRFEDLVIFQSTDARAGSTIIRNGTTGDFLAVLPGVDSRTLGRANFIAAPTRPGLATPPPSPSPTPVPTPDPSGTPTPTPTPSGTPTPTPTPTPSETPTPTPTPSGTPTPTPSGTPTPTPSVTPTPTPAINQPPIAVNDSVTTVANQTVSFNVLVNDTDADRNILNVSTFTATVNGQLEPVAGGTFRYTPNAGFTGSDSFSYSITDGNGGTAQASVTININSPPRVVVNEGIIVSKSSPVEIISVEELSATDADTPAEQLIYTLTKAPDPAKGFLQRGTSFVNIGDKFSQQDILNNIVKYTLLAPTGSDSFAFTVSDGFSNTPQSSFSITVVDSISDRTGIINDNFSGTALSDYIVGGTGNDTFLGGDGNDIIDGRAGNDSILGQAANDSLLGGTGNDVLSGGDGNDTVDGEDGNDTIDGGFNNDLLFGGDADDSLSAGEGNDTVYAGTGNDVLSGDAGDDSLYGEAGSDIVTGGVGDDTIDSGAGDDIVDGGVGRDLIDGGTGNDSVLGADGDDTVLGDDGNDTQLGGVGNDYLLGEGGSDSLLGEAGNDTLDGGDGGDSLNGGFGNDLVLGGGDNDTLFGAAGDDILGGGFGSDLLTGEAGNDFFYFETPAEGVDIISDFNVSGSDAFLFRSSNFGGFTNSGTSNDFSSIIIRNIGSAGDDIGGQEVILFEAKFDNAQAVNAALKNQKGSGQSGAFFVYLNNTFNKYLLGYDPNVSDDSLPAFDLAVLNSIPTLPGALSTVITASEFKFI; from the coding sequence ATGCCCGGTGCAGTGCCAGTAGGTTTTGTCGGAGATGGCCCTCCCTTTGTGTTAGGGCCGGATGAAACTCTCGGAGGAAGTCCAGCCCCATCTCCGACCCCAACCCCAACCCCAACCCCCACACCTACACCAACTCCCACCCCCACACCTACACCAACTCCCACCCCCACCCCCACACCCACACCTACACCTACTCCTGTTGCCGATGACACTACACCGGGAGCCGACGACACCCTACCTCCCGCCACTGGTGACGACACCTTACCGGGCAACCTGGGCGGAATTATCAGAGGGACTGAAACCAATGACTCCTTAGTTGGCAGCCCCAGAGTAGACGTAATCTCAGGGTTAGGAGGTGCTGACACCCTCATCGGTGATGGCAGCGACGACGAACTTAGAGGAGATGATGACGACGATCTACTCTTTGGCAACACAGGTCAGGACACCCTCGATGGCGGTACAGCCCTTGATACCCTCTACGGCGGCAAAGATAACGATTTATTGTCTGGCGGTAGTGAAGGCGATCTTCTCTTTGGCAACAACGAAAACGATACTGTTATCGGCGGTGATGGCAGAGATACCGGTTATGGCGGTAAAGGCAACGACAGCTTGCGCGGTGGTTCCGCTGACGACAGCCTCTTCGGAGATTTAGGCGAAGATATCGTCTGGGGAGACCAGGGTAACGATACCCTCTCTGGCGGTGGAGGTGACGACCTCTTGTTTGGCAACGAAGGCGGCGACTGGCTCTTCGGCAATGACAGCAAAGATACTATTTTTGGAGGCGAAGGAGACGACATCGTTTTCGGCGGCGACGGCGACGACAACATTGTTGGCGAAAGCGGTAACGACGTTCTCTGGGGCGAGTTCGGTAGAGATACCCTCTCCGGCGGTGATGGCAGAGATGTCTTTGTCCTTGGTACCTTCACAGCCCCCAATCCTAGCAACGCCAGCATTCCCCTCGTCACCACCACTGGCGGCCCCGATATAGCCGATGCTGACTTGATTACAGACTACCGCAGCGGCGATCTAATCGGACTGAGTGGCAGCCTCAGATTTGAAGACCTCGTAATCTTTCAAAGCACCGATGCTAGAGCCGGAAGTACCATTATCCGTAACGGTACTACGGGCGACTTTTTAGCAGTATTGCCAGGAGTAGATAGCAGGACGCTCGGTCGGGCTAACTTCATTGCCGCCCCCACAAGGCCAGGGCTAGCAACACCACCACCTTCTCCCTCTCCTACTCCCGTTCCTACCCCAGACCCATCAGGAACACCAACCCCAACTCCAACTCCATCGGGCACACCAACCCCGACTCCTACCCCAACTCCATCGGAGACACCAACCCCAACTCCAACTCCATCGGGGACACCAACACCAACTCCATCGGGAACGCCAACTCCGACTCCATCGGTGACACCAACCCCGACTCCTGCGATCAATCAGCCCCCAATAGCGGTCAATGACAGCGTTACCACCGTTGCCAACCAAACAGTTTCCTTTAATGTCCTAGTTAACGATACTGATGCTGACAGGAATATTCTTAACGTCAGCACCTTTACTGCAACTGTTAACGGACAACTAGAGCCTGTGGCTGGGGGAACGTTCCGATATACTCCCAATGCTGGTTTTACTGGTAGTGACAGCTTCAGCTACTCGATTACTGACGGCAATGGCGGCACGGCTCAGGCAAGTGTCACTATTAATATCAACAGTCCGCCACGAGTAGTTGTTAACGAAGGCATTATTGTCTCCAAGAGTTCTCCAGTCGAGATTATTTCTGTTGAGGAACTGTCTGCTACAGATGCCGATACTCCGGCAGAGCAGCTAATTTACACCTTGACGAAAGCACCCGATCCTGCAAAAGGATTTCTGCAAAGGGGAACCAGCTTTGTCAATATCGGTGACAAGTTTAGCCAGCAAGACATCCTGAACAACATAGTCAAATACACCTTATTAGCTCCTACTGGCAGTGATAGCTTTGCATTCACAGTTAGTGACGGATTTTCTAACACTCCGCAGTCTTCTTTCAGTATTACTGTCGTAGATAGTATTTCCGATCGCACTGGCATTATCAACGACAACTTCTCAGGCACGGCGCTCAGCGATTATATTGTCGGTGGGACTGGCAATGATACCTTCTTGGGAGGTGATGGCAATGACATCATTGATGGTAGAGCAGGTAACGATTCCATTTTAGGGCAAGCAGCCAATGACTCCCTTTTAGGTGGTACCGGCAACGATGTTTTAAGTGGTGGAGACGGTAACGATACCGTTGATGGTGAAGATGGCAATGACACTATTGATGGCGGGTTTAACAATGACCTGCTATTCGGTGGAGATGCCGACGACTCACTCAGTGCTGGGGAAGGCAACGATACTGTTTATGCCGGAACCGGCAATGATGTCCTATCAGGAGATGCCGGCGATGACTCCCTATACGGAGAGGCTGGCAGTGACATTGTGACAGGAGGAGTTGGCGATGACACCATTGACAGCGGTGCCGGCGACGACATTGTTGATGGCGGCGTGGGCAGAGACTTAATTGATGGTGGCACAGGCAATGATTCAGTATTAGGAGCCGATGGTGACGACACTGTACTCGGCGATGACGGTAACGACACGCAATTGGGAGGTGTCGGTAACGATTACCTCTTAGGCGAGGGCGGTAGCGATTCTCTATTGGGTGAAGCTGGCAACGATACTCTTGATGGTGGAGATGGCGGCGACAGCCTCAATGGTGGATTTGGTAATGATTTGGTCTTAGGCGGTGGCGATAATGACACCCTCTTTGGCGCTGCGGGCGATGACATCCTGGGTGGCGGATTTGGTTCCGATCTCCTGACGGGTGAGGCCGGTAATGATTTCTTCTACTTTGAAACTCCCGCAGAAGGTGTAGATATCATTAGCGATTTCAATGTCAGCGGTAGCGATGCTTTCTTGTTCCGCTCGTCCAATTTTGGCGGCTTTACCAACTCTGGCACGTCTAACGACTTCTCTAGTATTATTATTAGGAATATCGGCTCGGCGGGCGATGATATTGGTGGTCAAGAGGTGATATTGTTTGAGGCAAAATTTGACAATGCTCAAGCTGTAAATGCCGCTTTGAAAAATCAAAAAGGTTCGGGTCAATCAGGAGCTTTCTTTGTCTATCTGAACAATACTTTTAATAAGTATCTTTTGGGTTATGACCCGAATGTTAGTGATGATAGTCTCCCCGCTTTTGACTTGGCTGTACTCAATTCTATTCCTACGTTACCTGGTGCTTTAAGCACTGTAATTACTGCATCGGAGTTCAAGTTTATTTAA
- a CDS encoding WD40 domain-containing protein, whose amino-acid sequence GEVNWVTFSPDGRTIALASDDNTVKIRTVDGRLLRTLEDHSNKVSRVSFSPNGRVLASSSFDNTVKLWSLDGRLLKTLAGHRDRVYGLSWSTDGKMLASGSWDGMVKLWGVEEMTPLAVNSEMNDRVGELVGRTCDRIHDYLRYNLQDTTCN is encoded by the coding sequence CGGCGAGGTCAATTGGGTGACATTCAGCCCCGATGGCCGTACTATTGCCTTAGCCTCTGACGACAATACAGTAAAAATACGGACTGTGGACGGTCGCCTGTTGAGAACTCTAGAGGATCACAGCAATAAAGTTTCCAGAGTCAGTTTTAGCCCAAATGGTAGAGTTTTAGCCTCGTCTAGTTTTGACAATACTGTAAAACTTTGGAGTTTGGACGGTCGCTTATTGAAAACCCTCGCAGGCCATCGCGATCGCGTCTACGGCCTCAGTTGGAGTACCGACGGGAAAATGCTGGCATCGGGCAGTTGGGATGGAATGGTGAAACTTTGGGGCGTTGAAGAGATGACTCCGTTAGCTGTTAACAGTGAGATGAACGATCGCGTAGGAGAACTGGTAGGTCGAACTTGCGATCGCATCCACGACTATCTCAGGTACAACCTCCAAGACACCACCTGCAATTAA
- a CDS encoding proton extrusion protein PcxA — protein MTISPWIAIGKYLHSANDWYQETPERALDQAYNAALAIKELEDEHFNGKKISAQSVNYGDSVQSYFNSELRKYLKIVKMRLVEFNASRYVFNFQERVAGQLHHRNLGDKSTKIYGLETRDRASEFFEKLEFIDGVINKYTKAQTLQNLTESLSVANSQNVSVNSSHQNSPPSENNYSGESNKNIANNVDTSAAEMSLLPRSLLGTLNRITRDLNPEAEKEVIKSFRNSKVKTIISIRFILLLILIPLLAQQLSKNFIVGPIVDQARPAEISRTEISQIFINEDLEEEAFQELQRFEELMKFRELVGLVAPLSAEEKEKELALKAVKIAEEYRNESANAIKNVFSDLVACGVFAGIIINNKRQIDILKSFMDDVVYGLSDSAKAFIIILFTDIFVGFHSPHGWEVILENVSKHLGVPENRDFIFLFIATFPVILDAVFKYWIFRYLNRSSPSAVATYKNMNE, from the coding sequence ATGACTATATCTCCCTGGATCGCGATCGGAAAATACTTGCACTCCGCCAACGACTGGTATCAAGAAACGCCGGAGAGAGCCTTAGATCAGGCTTACAATGCTGCCTTAGCAATTAAGGAGTTGGAAGACGAGCATTTTAATGGCAAAAAAATCTCGGCTCAATCTGTTAATTACGGTGACAGCGTACAGTCTTATTTTAACTCGGAACTGAGAAAATATTTAAAGATTGTCAAAATGAGATTGGTGGAGTTTAATGCTAGTCGTTATGTGTTCAATTTTCAGGAGCGAGTTGCAGGTCAACTTCATCACAGAAATTTAGGTGATAAATCTACAAAAATTTATGGTCTAGAGACACGAGATAGAGCTTCCGAGTTCTTTGAGAAGCTTGAGTTTATTGATGGGGTAATAAATAAGTATACTAAGGCTCAAACCCTACAAAATTTGACGGAGAGCCTCTCGGTTGCCAATTCGCAGAATGTTTCAGTAAATTCTTCCCATCAAAACTCTCCGCCATCTGAAAATAACTATTCAGGAGAGTCGAATAAAAATATAGCTAACAATGTTGATACTAGCGCCGCAGAGATGAGTTTACTGCCGCGTTCGCTCCTGGGAACTCTGAATAGAATTACTAGAGACTTAAACCCGGAAGCAGAAAAGGAAGTAATCAAAAGCTTTCGTAATTCAAAGGTAAAAACTATTATCTCTATTCGGTTTATTTTACTTTTGATTTTAATTCCACTCCTGGCCCAGCAATTATCCAAAAATTTCATTGTCGGGCCAATCGTTGACCAAGCTAGACCAGCGGAAATTTCTCGAACGGAAATTTCTCAAATCTTCATTAACGAGGATTTGGAAGAAGAAGCTTTTCAAGAGTTGCAGAGATTTGAGGAACTCATGAAGTTCAGAGAGTTAGTCGGTTTAGTTGCGCCACTTTCTGCGGAGGAAAAGGAGAAAGAGTTAGCACTGAAGGCTGTTAAAATTGCGGAGGAATACCGCAATGAAAGTGCTAATGCTATTAAAAATGTTTTTTCCGATCTCGTAGCTTGCGGTGTTTTCGCTGGCATTATTATTAATAACAAAAGACAAATAGATATTTTAAAATCTTTTATGGATGATGTGGTTTACGGTCTCAGCGATAGTGCTAAGGCTTTTATAATTATTTTGTTTACGGATATTTTTGTGGGTTTCCACTCGCCTCACGGCTGGGAAGTGATTCTAGAAAATGTATCTAAGCATCTAGGAGTACCAGAAAATAGAGATTTCATTTTTCTATTTATTGCCACTTTTCCTGTGATTTTAGATGCTGTTTTCAAGTATTGGATATTTCGATATTTGAATCGGAGTTCGCCGTCAGCGGTGGCTACGTATAAAAATATGAATGAGTAA
- a CDS encoding DMT family transporter codes for MTNELELPKKPSFITPALIGTVSLFIALVPISLAPILVKFCEEEISSNAVAFYRGLIGTLAFGLLSGIDTVRRQQPGTKPVEVQPFTKREVWLFLGMGIAAATYFILWAWSLNQTTVANVTLLFGLNPVFIGLAGWSLFGQQFDRKFLVGMMMSMGGAIAIGFNDVQFGTDQLQGDAIALLSGVSFAAYLILVEKLRDNFSTATIMLCRCGFTTLFSLPIIFAEERLFPYSAVGWFLLIFQCLFCQVLGQGLLAYSLSKLSAGFVAITLLIEPILASILAWIIFSERLGFSDWVAFSVVLCGIFLAQSSRFAVKITNGGV; via the coding sequence ATGACAAATGAACTAGAGCTACCCAAAAAGCCATCCTTCATCACACCCGCCTTAATTGGGACAGTTTCATTATTTATAGCATTAGTTCCCATATCTTTAGCACCAATATTAGTCAAATTTTGCGAAGAAGAAATCAGTTCAAATGCCGTAGCCTTTTATCGCGGCTTAATTGGTACATTAGCCTTTGGATTATTGAGTGGAATTGATACAGTCCGCCGCCAGCAACCTGGCACTAAACCTGTAGAAGTTCAGCCTTTTACAAAACGGGAAGTATGGCTATTTTTAGGAATGGGAATAGCCGCAGCTACCTACTTTATACTATGGGCTTGGTCGCTAAATCAAACTACAGTTGCCAACGTTACTTTACTCTTTGGTTTGAACCCCGTTTTCATCGGTTTAGCAGGATGGTCGTTATTTGGTCAGCAATTCGATCGGAAATTCCTAGTTGGTATGATGATGTCAATGGGAGGAGCTATCGCCATTGGATTCAATGACGTACAATTCGGTACAGACCAACTACAAGGTGATGCAATTGCCTTACTATCAGGGGTTTCCTTCGCTGCATATTTAATCCTCGTAGAAAAACTCCGAGACAACTTTAGCACTGCAACAATCATGCTATGCCGCTGCGGGTTTACTACCTTATTTAGCTTACCCATTATCTTCGCCGAAGAGAGATTATTTCCCTACTCAGCAGTTGGTTGGTTTCTCTTAATTTTCCAATGCCTTTTCTGCCAAGTTTTAGGTCAAGGACTTCTAGCTTATAGCCTTAGCAAATTATCGGCTGGTTTTGTTGCTATCACCCTTTTGATCGAGCCAATTCTTGCCTCAATCTTAGCTTGGATAATTTTTTCAGAACGTTTAGGGTTTTCAGATTGGGTGGCTTTTTCCGTAGTTTTATGTGGCATATTTCTCGCCCAATCCAGTCGATTTGCGGTTAAAATAACGAACGGAGGAGTATAG
- the hpsU gene encoding hormogonium polysaccharide biosynthesis acetyltransferase HpsU, protein MDAESLVDLRRYDQSWFDKGKPSWFILLWWLVQGIIFPLTPHHFNGIRRTLLRLFGAKIGTGVIIRPTARFTYPWKVEIGDYSWIGDDVIFYSLDRISIGKHCVISQKSYLCTGTHNSHDPAFGLITANITIGNGVWVAADCFIGPAVEIGANALIAARSSVFENMPPTFVCMGTPCRPRYPREIC, encoded by the coding sequence ATGGATGCTGAATCTCTAGTTGATTTGCGCCGCTACGACCAATCCTGGTTTGATAAAGGAAAACCTAGTTGGTTTATTTTGCTTTGGTGGTTAGTACAAGGGATTATATTTCCTCTAACCCCTCATCATTTTAACGGCATCAGGCGAACTCTCCTGCGCCTATTTGGTGCTAAAATTGGTACAGGTGTCATCATCCGCCCCACTGCTAGATTTACTTATCCTTGGAAAGTAGAAATCGGAGACTATAGTTGGATTGGAGATGACGTTATTTTTTATAGCCTCGATCGTATTTCTATTGGTAAACATTGCGTAATTTCTCAAAAAAGTTACCTCTGCACTGGTACTCATAACTCCCACGATCCAGCCTTCGGTTTAATCACAGCAAATATTACCATTGGTAATGGCGTTTGGGTAGCAGCAGATTGTTTCATCGGCCCTGCGGTAGAAATAGGGGCTAACGCCTTAATTGCCGCCCGTAGCAGTGTTTTTGAGAATATGCCACCAACTTTTGTGTGTATGGGAACACCTTGTCGGCCGCGTTACCCTAGAGAAATTTGTTAA
- a CDS encoding glycosyltransferase family 2 protein has translation MTSTSSKIPVSVLIPAKDEEVNLPACLDSLTRAVEVFVVDSQSTDRTVEIATSYGVEVVQFYFNNCWPKKKNWSLENLPFRNEWVLIVDCDERIPPELWEEIAEVIQDPNFDGYYLNRKVLFLDTWIRHGGKYPDWNLRLFKHKKGRYENLGTEAVPNTGDNEVHEHVILAGQVGYLKNDMLHEDFRNLFHWIERHNRYSNWEARVYYNILAGQGDSGTIGANLFGDAVQRKRFLKKLWVWLPFKPMLRFLMFYIFQLGFLDGKAGYIYARLLSQYEYQISAKLYELRYCNGQLNKAEKTKGGDSAKGNLKPNSSFEFDLEKAEADISQSPLPNSPSQINSPNS, from the coding sequence ATGACCTCTACTTCATCCAAGATTCCGGTTTCCGTTCTCATCCCGGCCAAAGACGAAGAAGTTAATCTCCCTGCGTGTCTAGACAGTCTTACCAGGGCGGTCGAAGTGTTTGTGGTGGACTCCCAAAGCACAGACCGCACAGTGGAAATTGCCACCAGTTATGGAGTAGAAGTAGTGCAATTCTACTTTAATAACTGCTGGCCAAAAAAGAAAAACTGGTCTTTAGAAAATCTGCCCTTCCGCAACGAATGGGTATTAATTGTCGATTGCGACGAACGCATTCCTCCAGAACTTTGGGAAGAAATTGCTGAAGTCATCCAAGACCCCAACTTTGACGGTTACTATCTCAATCGTAAAGTCTTATTTTTAGATACTTGGATACGACATGGTGGCAAATATCCAGACTGGAATCTACGCCTGTTTAAACATAAAAAAGGTAGATACGAAAATCTAGGAACAGAAGCCGTTCCCAATACAGGTGACAACGAAGTTCACGAGCACGTCATTTTAGCCGGTCAAGTCGGCTACTTGAAAAATGATATGCTCCACGAAGACTTCCGCAACCTATTTCATTGGATAGAGCGCCACAACCGCTACTCTAATTGGGAAGCCCGCGTTTATTATAATATCCTCGCCGGTCAAGGCGACAGTGGCACAATTGGCGCTAATCTATTTGGAGATGCAGTACAACGCAAGAGATTTCTCAAAAAACTTTGGGTGTGGCTACCTTTTAAACCGATGTTACGGTTTTTGATGTTTTATATTTTTCAGCTTGGCTTTTTAGATGGGAAAGCTGGTTATATTTATGCAAGGCTGCTGAGTCAGTATGAATATCAAATCAGTGCCAAATTATATGAATTACGATATTGCAATGGTCAGTTAAATAAGGCCGAAAAAACGAAAGGTGGAGATTCGGCCAAGGGAAATTTAAAGCCAAATTCATCATTTGAATTTGACCTAGAAAAGGCAGAAGCAGATATCTCACAATCCCCCCTTCCTAATTCTCCATCTCAAATTAATTCTCCTAACTCCTAA
- a CDS encoding glycosyltransferase family 2 protein, translating to MNTPAISAIICTHNRDNYLGAAIDSLLTQEFTDFEILVVDNGSGDRTREIVESKLTNPHLKYIWEPTIGLSVARNTGAKLAQAEILAYLDDDAIASPQWLSVLHTAYQNNQKLAIAGGIVTLLWPQDLHPPKWLSPGLAGNLGAYDLGNDPLYINTPGLTPRGLNYSIRRTFLEQIGGFDTNLGRIGKKLLSNEELHVTEQALKWGWQVAYLPQALVAHNVAPERIKKTWFLERGWWQGISECHREQLTGQTGINQLWRGGERLARGSYKSLKYITQPAQRFENFVYAYGQIGYLSAAIQLMLFHPKSTDKG from the coding sequence ATGAACACTCCTGCAATTTCCGCCATCATCTGTACCCACAATCGGGACAATTATTTAGGTGCAGCCATCGACAGCTTACTAACACAGGAATTTACCGACTTTGAAATATTAGTAGTAGATAACGGCTCAGGCGATCGCACCCGCGAAATCGTAGAATCCAAACTCACAAACCCCCACCTCAAATACATCTGGGAACCAACCATCGGCCTATCCGTAGCCCGCAACACAGGCGCAAAACTTGCCCAAGCAGAAATCCTAGCCTACCTTGACGACGATGCGATCGCTAGTCCCCAATGGCTATCCGTCCTCCACACCGCCTATCAAAACAACCAAAAACTAGCCATAGCCGGCGGCATCGTCACCCTACTCTGGCCACAAGACCTTCACCCTCCCAAATGGCTCTCCCCCGGTTTAGCAGGCAACCTTGGAGCCTATGACCTCGGCAATGACCCCCTCTACATCAACACACCAGGCTTAACCCCCAGAGGCTTAAACTACTCAATCCGGCGCACCTTCCTAGAGCAAATCGGCGGCTTCGACACCAACTTAGGTCGCATCGGCAAAAAACTACTCTCCAACGAAGAACTCCACGTCACCGAACAAGCATTAAAGTGGGGATGGCAAGTAGCCTATCTCCCCCAGGCCCTAGTAGCCCACAACGTCGCACCAGAGCGAATTAAAAAAACCTGGTTTTTAGAGCGCGGGTGGTGGCAAGGTATCAGCGAGTGTCATCGCGAACAACTCACCGGTCAAACTGGAATTAACCAACTATGGCGAGGAGGCGAGCGGTTAGCACGAGGTTCCTACAAATCCCTTAAATACATCACACAACCAGCCCAGCGCTTTGAAAACTTCGTTTATGCCTACGGTCAAATTGGTTACTTGAGTGCAGCCATCCAGCTCATGCTATTTCACCCGAAATCTACCGATAAGGGGTAG
- the cobU gene encoding bifunctional adenosylcobinamide kinase/adenosylcobinamide-phosphate guanylyltransferase: MKRQIILVTGPARSGKSEWAETLAVRSHKSVIYVATALLDSNDTEWQARIELHRNRRPASWNTVDVPVDLAGTIELANESSCLLIDSLGTWLANILALDDAAWRQTLQDLLSSLQKSRGDVIFVAEETGWGVIPAYPLGRLFRDRLGTAIRELGAIANPVYLVAGGHVLNLSVLGSPLPGSIDRQSDG; the protein is encoded by the coding sequence ATGAAGCGTCAGATAATTTTGGTTACGGGGCCAGCGCGATCGGGTAAAAGTGAATGGGCAGAAACTTTGGCTGTGCGATCGCACAAATCTGTTATTTATGTGGCTACGGCTCTGCTTGACTCGAATGATACGGAGTGGCAGGCTCGAATTGAATTACACCGCAATCGCCGCCCTGCAAGTTGGAATACTGTAGATGTCCCTGTAGATTTGGCGGGTACGATTGAGTTGGCAAATGAGTCGAGTTGTTTGTTAATTGATTCCCTGGGAACTTGGCTAGCTAATATTTTGGCATTAGATGATGCTGCGTGGAGGCAAACGCTGCAAGATTTACTTAGCAGTTTGCAGAAATCGAGGGGAGATGTAATTTTTGTGGCGGAGGAAACTGGCTGGGGTGTGATACCCGCTTATCCTCTGGGCCGCTTGTTTCGCGATCGCCTTGGTACTGCTATTCGGGAGTTAGGGGCGATCGCAAATCCGGTTTATCTGGTTGCTGGCGGTCATGTCTTGAATTTGAGCGTCCTCGGTTCACCCCTACCAGGAAGTATAGATCGGCAATCTGATGGTTGA